One Desulfovibrio sp. genomic window carries:
- a CDS encoding HD domain-containing phosphohydrolase, whose product MEKLSLKELAVPVIKAIDSCNYLLKSHHRRTAVIAYHIGKKMGLERDQLFTLVISAAVHDVGALSVQERDLLVREDVQNPRPHCDMGSKMLSSFAPFAEVARVIKHHHIRYAASLDMPEGEVLLESHILHLADRVDIVINPDIFVLKQKSAVVDRIRANVGTVFHPQVFEAFMAAAVPDIFWIEINNLELDQLFRRVDSSLNFSLTIDNILEFALTISRIIDFRSHFTASHSYTVANLACELGKIFGFSQERCLKLKISGYLHDIGKIGIDPGLIEKNGPLTDDEFDLVKLHTYYTGQILSSLSISEWFNEIVVWAQNHHEKTDGSGYPYSLQEENLDTGSKILAFSDIIAALMEDRPYRKCLPIDTAFEIIREKLATKISPEMFEVIAQHRQKINDIVEQSHRNVLSTYCSES is encoded by the coding sequence ATGGAAAAGCTGTCGTTAAAAGAATTAGCTGTTCCTGTTATTAAGGCTATTGATAGCTGTAATTATTTGCTCAAGTCTCACCACAGGCGAACCGCCGTTATTGCCTACCATATTGGCAAAAAAATGGGCCTGGAACGTGACCAGCTGTTTACGCTGGTCATATCTGCTGCTGTTCATGATGTTGGGGCATTGTCGGTGCAGGAACGCGATCTGCTGGTCAGGGAGGATGTGCAAAATCCCCGGCCGCATTGCGACATGGGCAGCAAAATGCTTTCTTCATTCGCCCCTTTTGCGGAAGTTGCGCGGGTGATCAAACATCACCACATTCGTTATGCGGCATCGCTTGATATGCCCGAGGGCGAGGTACTGCTGGAGAGCCATATTCTGCATCTGGCAGACCGCGTGGATATTGTCATCAATCCCGATATTTTTGTGCTCAAGCAAAAATCTGCCGTGGTGGATAGAATCAGGGCAAATGTGGGAACAGTCTTTCATCCGCAGGTGTTTGAAGCCTTTATGGCTGCTGCGGTGCCCGATATTTTCTGGATAGAAATCAATAATCTTGAGCTCGACCAGCTCTTCAGAAGGGTTGATTCCTCGCTGAATTTTAGCCTCACAATAGATAATATTCTTGAATTCGCCCTCACGATATCGCGCATCATAGACTTCAGAAGTCACTTTACCGCTTCGCATTCATATACGGTCGCAAACCTTGCCTGCGAACTAGGCAAGATATTTGGTTTTTCCCAGGAGCGATGTCTCAAGCTCAAAATCAGCGGCTATCTGCACGATATTGGCAAGATTGGCATTGATCCCGGTTTGATAGAAAAAAATGGCCCCCTCACCGACGACGAATTTGATCTGGTGAAGCTGCACACCTATTACACCGGGCAGATTTTGAGCAGTTTGAGTATCTCTGAATGGTTTAACGAAATTGTGGTGTGGGCCCAGAATCACCATGAAAAGACAGACGGTTCGGGTTACCCGTATTCCCTGCAAGAGGAAAATCTTGATACCGGCAGCAAGATACTCGCTTTTTCAGATATTATAGCGGCACTTATGGAAGACAGGCCGTACAGAAAATGCTTACCCATCGATACGGCCTTTGAGATAATCAGAGAAAAACTGGCCACAAAAATATCACCCGAAATGTTTGAGGTGATCGCCCAGCACAGGCAGAAAATAAATGACATAGTGGAGCAGTCGCACAGGAATGTGCTTAGCACGTACTGTTCTGAATCGTAG
- a CDS encoding HDOD domain-containing protein, whose translation MLNNFFVARQPIFDHYGKLWAFELLFRTGLSENAAVIDDPDAATVLVASGGFLRATSGIPENVRIFINFTEELIFQRFPLALPPQNTVIEILENIPVTPKLVERLRELKAEGYIIALDDFVGDPGYKDIFPYIDIIKLDCLGRTTDEVIDIKNRFSGTRCKFLAEKVDSEAAFTAFREQGISFFQGYYFAKPQILSGKGLTSSSAIRLKLAAEIEKNVLDTDAILAAVQSDVSLSYRLLQYINSSAFSFREKITSIRQALTLLGVMKTKYWLRLMLYSDMLSTNSNPEVLRMALQRAHFLDALGVASKFAAPKNESMFLVGMLSLLEAILGVPMATILKELPLSADIKASLRGERGIYSDYIALAVAMEHLDFDRANRLAKVLHIPENVVSESFELAIGISDTMMNQISGV comes from the coding sequence ATGCTCAACAATTTCTTTGTCGCACGACAACCCATTTTTGACCACTACGGCAAGCTTTGGGCCTTTGAACTGCTTTTCCGCACAGGGCTTTCTGAAAACGCAGCCGTAATTGACGACCCTGACGCAGCCACGGTTCTGGTAGCCTCTGGCGGTTTTTTGCGCGCCACATCCGGCATACCCGAAAACGTCAGAATATTCATAAATTTCACGGAAGAACTGATCTTTCAGCGTTTCCCCCTGGCATTGCCCCCACAGAATACGGTTATTGAAATTCTGGAGAATATTCCCGTCACTCCGAAGCTTGTGGAGCGCCTCAGGGAACTCAAGGCAGAAGGCTACATCATCGCCCTCGACGATTTTGTGGGTGACCCCGGCTACAAGGATATCTTTCCCTACATTGACATTATCAAACTTGATTGCCTTGGTCGCACCACCGATGAAGTCATCGACATCAAAAACCGGTTTTCCGGCACCCGATGCAAGTTTTTGGCAGAAAAAGTGGATTCGGAGGCAGCTTTTACCGCTTTTCGGGAACAGGGCATCTCTTTTTTCCAGGGCTACTACTTTGCCAAGCCCCAGATATTAAGCGGCAAGGGGCTTACAAGTTCCTCAGCCATACGACTCAAGCTGGCCGCTGAAATCGAAAAAAACGTACTCGATACGGACGCCATACTTGCTGCGGTGCAGTCGGATGTATCTCTCAGCTACAGGCTGCTGCAGTACATCAACTCCTCTGCCTTTTCATTCAGGGAAAAAATAACTTCCATCCGTCAGGCCCTTACCCTGCTGGGCGTGATGAAAACAAAATACTGGCTGCGCCTCATGCTGTATTCCGACATGCTCAGCACCAATTCCAACCCGGAAGTGCTGCGCATGGCCCTGCAGCGTGCTCATTTTCTGGATGCACTGGGCGTAGCCTCAAAATTTGCAGCCCCCAAGAACGAAAGTATGTTTCTTGTGGGCATGCTGTCGCTGCTTGAGGCCATACTGGGCGTTCCCATGGCCACAATTCTCAAGGAACTGCCCCTGAGCGCCGACATCAAGGCCTCGTTGCGAGGCGAACGGGGTATCTACTCCGACTACATCGCCCTTGCCGTTGCCATGGAGCATCTTGATTTCGACCGGGCAAACAGACTGGCCAAGGTGCTACACATACCAGAAAACGTCGTTTCCGAATCTTTTGAACTTGCCATAGGAATATCAGATACCATGATGAACCAGATTTCCGGAGTGTAA
- a CDS encoding PocR ligand-binding domain-containing protein, which produces MVVFMQDDHKKSTPTVAQALFKRFPSTAHMRDPQDAEWKRELDKQCSAHELLELIDFSPLTRIFHNFLEVVGLPVSIIDFNARVLASSKWQRICSEFHRTNRQTLARCLECDAVFARKILGDKPYATYRCHNGLTDCAVPIIIEGQHVANIFVGQFFFEQPDMDFFTRQQKEFGFDKKAYFTALSEVPIVAEEKIPAILNLLSGLAHQIGQLSLAEKRSRAAYASVEQQVIDRTRQLQSSHKLLNKLSSQVPGVIYQFHLRTDGTTCMPYASEGLRDLFGVSPAEVQENVDTLLPVINQHDLPRIWSAMLESAEVQEVWNEEFRVNMPGKGIQWREGTASPERLPDGSTIWHGFIQDISERKHIEATLAEARHRLEALSITDSLTGIANRRQFDEVLDREYQHHEQTAGNLALIFIDIDYFKRYNDNYGHIAGDECLRKVAHCIAQHVQFPACAARFGGEEFACILPDAGLEAATVLAEQIRLAIMALNIPHAKSCVATCVTVSLGVVSGQCFPTNTIAKMVRAADAQLYNAKDNGRNRVEYTFLSDTDGEQTV; this is translated from the coding sequence ATGGTTGTTTTTATGCAGGACGATCACAAAAAAAGTACACCCACTGTGGCACAGGCCCTGTTTAAGCGATTTCCTTCCACCGCGCACATGCGTGATCCGCAGGATGCCGAGTGGAAACGCGAGCTGGACAAACAATGCTCGGCCCACGAACTGCTGGAGCTGATCGATTTCAGCCCACTGACCCGCATCTTTCACAACTTTCTTGAAGTGGTCGGCCTGCCAGTATCAATCATCGATTTTAACGCGCGGGTGCTGGCATCATCAAAATGGCAACGCATCTGCTCTGAATTTCACCGGACCAACAGGCAGACTCTTGCCCGCTGCCTTGAGTGCGACGCTGTGTTCGCCCGCAAGATACTGGGCGACAAGCCATACGCCACATACCGCTGCCATAACGGCCTCACAGACTGTGCCGTTCCCATTATTATTGAAGGGCAGCACGTTGCTAACATATTTGTTGGGCAGTTTTTTTTCGAACAGCCCGACATGGATTTTTTTACCAGACAGCAGAAAGAATTCGGCTTTGACAAAAAGGCCTACTTCACGGCGCTTTCAGAAGTACCCATTGTTGCAGAGGAAAAAATTCCCGCCATTCTCAACCTGCTTTCCGGGTTGGCGCACCAGATAGGCCAGCTCAGCCTGGCAGAAAAACGCAGCCGCGCAGCATATGCAAGCGTAGAGCAGCAGGTCATTGACAGAACCCGGCAGCTGCAGTCCAGCCACAAACTGCTGAACAAGCTCTCGTCTCAGGTTCCTGGGGTCATATATCAGTTTCATCTGCGTACCGATGGCACAACCTGCATGCCCTACGCCAGCGAGGGGCTGCGCGACCTGTTTGGTGTCAGCCCGGCAGAGGTGCAGGAAAATGTCGACACCCTTCTGCCTGTCATCAATCAGCATGATCTGCCGCGCATCTGGTCGGCAATGCTTGAATCCGCTGAGGTACAAGAGGTCTGGAATGAAGAATTCAGGGTAAACATGCCCGGCAAGGGCATCCAGTGGCGCGAGGGCACGGCCAGCCCCGAACGGTTGCCCGACGGCAGCACCATCTGGCACGGCTTTATTCAGGATATTTCAGAGCGCAAGCACATAGAAGCCACTCTGGCCGAAGCCCGACACCGGCTGGAAGCCCTGAGCATTACCGATTCGCTCACCGGCATAGCCAACCGGCGGCAGTTTGATGAAGTTCTGGACAGGGAATACCAACATCATGAGCAAACGGCGGGCAATCTTGCCCTGATATTTATAGATATCGATTACTTCAAACGATACAACGACAACTATGGGCATATTGCGGGCGATGAATGCCTGCGAAAGGTTGCCCACTGCATTGCGCAGCACGTGCAGTTTCCGGCATGCGCGGCCCGTTTTGGCGGTGAGGAATTTGCCTGTATACTGCCAGATGCCGGTCTGGAGGCAGCAACTGTCTTGGCGGAGCAGATCAGACTCGCCATCATGGCCCTGAATATTCCCCATGCGAAATCATGCGTGGCAACGTGCGTTACGGTGAGTCTCGGCGTGGTTTCCGGTCAGTGTTTTCCCACAAATACCATTGCAAAGATGGTACGGGCAGCGGACGCCCAGCTTTACAACGCCAAGGACAATGGGCGTAACCGGGTTGAATACACTTTTCTTTCAGATACGGATGGGGAACAGACGGTCTGA
- a CDS encoding DUF6056 family protein translates to MQHPNSSSAAHSSSSSHSFRRNRIVLVSLVIMAVMSWFCAMTPWISDDYAFSKNGAGLWTTQVKEYMEWSGKFIGHYMARVLLSGPEWVHPVLTPIMFMLLVASGTLLALGAQWRERLRAWHLVVVAGLIWIALPAFGTVFFWRTGTGDYGYSLTWATLFLVPYRMLADRADFRLPGGVLFVFAGILAGWSNENVGMLALLTALGVTAFRWRASGRAHLWAVAGIAGAALGWGMMMAAPGNAIRLAAVGGMEKIPLASMKALLRFMEFWSTEQLEMLPYFLAALLFAWMLRRRGLLKPAVWIPAMVFFLMAQASLAAFVASPSTPFRAMSATFFFTALCPFSLLVALNPTSLKARALFVIFCALLFSSVLLEARVFLTARSVTGAHPQQSLGNINYPETDKYFFPGYDIRQINLYSENWRELVPWDEASTLQIYESPDARALVLCNIVFFENLPQGEVHVGARVHTSTTSSLLQGLARALSEGRNEGVISAGAVALRYFPASADVTDDGKAAVHIPGIKSVDDIACIAVKQPGKPLVWRRVTIARQQN, encoded by the coding sequence ATGCAGCACCCAAATTCCAGTTCGGCAGCACACTCTAGTTCCAGTTCTCACAGTTTCAGGCGTAACAGGATAGTGCTTGTCAGCCTTGTCATCATGGCTGTCATGTCGTGGTTCTGCGCAATGACCCCGTGGATAAGCGACGATTATGCTTTTTCAAAAAACGGGGCTGGCCTGTGGACGACACAGGTCAAGGAATACATGGAATGGAGCGGCAAGTTTATTGGGCATTATATGGCCCGAGTGCTGCTTTCCGGCCCTGAGTGGGTACACCCGGTGCTGACTCCCATCATGTTCATGCTGCTTGTTGCGAGTGGCACACTGCTGGCCCTTGGAGCGCAGTGGCGTGAGCGGCTGAGAGCATGGCACCTTGTGGTGGTGGCCGGTCTTATATGGATTGCCCTACCCGCATTCGGCACGGTTTTTTTCTGGCGCACGGGCACGGGCGATTACGGGTACAGCCTCACATGGGCCACACTCTTTCTTGTTCCCTATCGCATGCTGGCCGACAGGGCGGATTTTCGTCTGCCGGGCGGTGTTCTCTTCGTATTTGCGGGCATTCTGGCGGGCTGGAGCAATGAAAATGTGGGTATGCTGGCCCTGCTGACTGCGCTGGGGGTAACCGCATTCCGCTGGCGCGCATCGGGCCGCGCACACCTGTGGGCCGTGGCGGGCATAGCTGGCGCTGCCCTGGGTTGGGGCATGATGATGGCGGCCCCCGGCAATGCCATTCGTCTGGCCGCAGTGGGCGGCATGGAAAAAATTCCTCTGGCTTCCATGAAGGCTCTGCTGCGTTTTATGGAGTTCTGGAGCACTGAACAGCTAGAAATGCTGCCCTATTTTCTCGCGGCACTGCTGTTTGCGTGGATGCTGCGCCGCAGGGGGCTTCTGAAGCCTGCCGTGTGGATACCGGCAATGGTCTTTTTTCTTATGGCTCAGGCCAGTCTTGCGGCCTTTGTCGCCAGCCCCTCCACCCCATTTCGGGCCATGAGCGCCACCTTCTTTTTTACCGCGCTCTGTCCCTTTTCGCTGCTGGTGGCTCTCAACCCCACAAGCCTCAAGGCCCGGGCGCTTTTTGTCATTTTTTGCGCCCTGCTGTTTTCGAGCGTGCTGCTCGAAGCCCGCGTTTTTCTCACGGCGCGTTCAGTAACGGGCGCACATCCCCAACAATCCCTCGGCAATATCAATTACCCTGAAACCGACAAATATTTCTTTCCGGGCTATGACATCCGCCAGATCAACCTTTATTCGGAGAACTGGCGCGAACTCGTTCCCTGGGATGAAGCCAGCACCCTGCAGATTTACGAATCGCCCGACGCCAGAGCGCTGGTTCTGTGCAACATTGTCTTTTTTGAAAACCTTCCCCAAGGCGAGGTGCATGTTGGGGCAAGAGTGCACACGTCCACAACCAGCAGTCTGCTTCAGGGGTTGGCGCGCGCATTGTCTGAAGGCCGTAACGAAGGCGTCATTTCTGCCGGGGCCGTAGCCCTGCGGTATTTTCCCGCCAGCGCCGACGTTACGGACGATGGCAAGGCCGCTGTGCACATTCCCGGAATCAAATCTGTAGACGACATTGCCTGTATCGCTGTAAAACAACCCGGCAAGCCTCTTGTCTGGCGCCGTGTTACGATTGCCCGGCAACAGAACTGA
- a CDS encoding methyl-accepting chemotaxis protein, with protein MAKITTMQKLFGLALMLSFLTICIGSYSLMKMQVLAADLQELYEIHLKGLDLTRLVNITVLQIVRDEKNLIISTSDEDNQKYLEALKARYSILDKQINSLPDFYITKTGQEMLARLVKSINEWRAVHNQVIKLSSTTDPEMNRQGQQLSDGKARELVRNFTQAVQDVADLKASFAKGMAANSYQAFETARIITIAGIMLSVFLGIGLGYWMARNMRRQLGDEPASLSELALSIAGGNLEAQFNPALPDIGVFGAMKQMVTTLKSKILEANQKTEEAAQESEKAKIAMAQAEEARRQAERAKAEGMLQAARQLEGVVKVVSSASEELSAQVEQSSRGADEQSNRVRETATAMEEMNATVLEVAKNAQMAADISTQTKNQALEGSRIVNNAVASIKSVHTQSLAIKEDMDALGQQAEGIGQIMSVIADIADQTNLLALNAAIEAARAGDAGRGFAVVADEVRKLAEKTMTATQEVGQAVQGIQEGTKKNIQNVDNAGSAIEEAANISVTSGESLSKILELVNLVNDQVQSIATASEQQSAASEEINRSVEQVASISEETAQAMEHASRAVADLAQQSQVLQGLIVEMKSAT; from the coding sequence ATGGCTAAGATTACGACAATGCAAAAGTTGTTTGGACTGGCGCTCATGCTATCATTTCTTACCATTTGCATTGGTTCATATTCGTTGATGAAGATGCAGGTTCTTGCAGCAGACTTGCAGGAGCTATACGAAATACACCTTAAAGGATTAGATCTTACGCGCTTGGTGAACATTACTGTTCTTCAAATCGTTCGTGATGAAAAAAACCTGATTATCAGCACCTCAGACGAAGATAACCAAAAGTATCTGGAGGCACTCAAAGCGCGCTACAGCATACTGGATAAACAAATTAACAGTCTGCCTGACTTCTACATAACTAAAACCGGACAGGAAATGCTTGCAAGACTTGTCAAAAGCATCAATGAGTGGCGCGCTGTGCACAACCAGGTCATTAAACTCAGCAGCACCACAGATCCGGAAATGAACCGTCAAGGGCAACAGCTCTCTGACGGCAAAGCACGTGAGCTCGTGCGCAACTTTACCCAGGCGGTGCAGGATGTCGCTGATCTTAAGGCCAGCTTTGCCAAGGGCATGGCTGCCAATAGCTATCAGGCATTCGAAACAGCCAGAATCATCACCATTGCTGGCATTATGCTTTCTGTGTTTCTGGGCATTGGCCTGGGGTACTGGATGGCCCGCAACATGCGCCGCCAGCTGGGCGACGAGCCCGCATCGCTCTCTGAGCTGGCCCTGAGCATCGCCGGAGGCAATCTGGAAGCGCAGTTTAACCCTGCCCTGCCGGACATTGGCGTTTTTGGCGCCATGAAGCAGATGGTCACGACCCTCAAGAGCAAAATTCTCGAAGCAAACCAGAAAACAGAGGAAGCCGCGCAGGAATCTGAAAAAGCCAAGATTGCAATGGCGCAGGCCGAAGAAGCCCGCAGACAGGCAGAACGCGCCAAGGCAGAGGGCATGTTGCAGGCCGCGCGCCAACTGGAAGGAGTTGTAAAGGTTGTGTCGTCTGCTTCTGAGGAACTGTCTGCCCAGGTCGAGCAGTCGAGCCGCGGGGCGGACGAACAGTCCAACCGCGTACGCGAAACCGCCACCGCCATGGAAGAAATGAACGCCACCGTGCTTGAAGTGGCCAAGAACGCCCAGATGGCTGCCGATATTTCTACCCAGACCAAGAATCAGGCTCTCGAAGGCTCACGCATTGTGAACAATGCGGTTGCGAGCATCAAATCAGTGCACACCCAGTCTCTTGCCATCAAGGAAGACATGGACGCTCTGGGCCAGCAGGCCGAGGGCATCGGCCAAATCATGAGCGTTATTGCAGACATTGCCGACCAGACCAACCTGCTGGCCCTTAACGCCGCCATCGAAGCAGCGCGTGCTGGCGATGCTGGTCGCGGCTTTGCCGTGGTGGCCGATGAGGTACGCAAACTGGCAGAAAAAACCATGACGGCAACGCAGGAAGTAGGCCAGGCCGTTCAGGGTATTCAGGAAGGCACGAAAAAAAACATCCAGAATGTGGACAACGCTGGCAGCGCCATTGAGGAGGCCGCCAACATCTCAGTCACTTCTGGTGAATCTCTGAGCAAAATTCTTGAGCTTGTGAACCTTGTAAATGATCAGGTTCAATCCATCGCCACCGCCAGTGAGCAGCAGTCAGCCGCAAGCGAGGAAATCAACCGCTCTGTGGAGCAGGTTGCCAGCATCTCGGAAGAAACAGCACAGGCCATGGAGCATGCCTCACGGGCAGTGGCCGACCTAGCCCAACAATCGCAGGTGCTCCAGGGCCTCATTGTCGAAATGAAAAGCGCTACCTGA
- a CDS encoding methyl-accepting chemotaxis protein yields MRQVSIKSICTISITVAVIAVVSVLVFYVSTSSYRMVAGVQTEALNETSKIVARSAEIYINQSIDVAKILARQKPVLDAFAGQPQEAQALLRDYIKTLPGYWSLLLIDLKGRVVAGVNADMADLTGDNRGDRDYARQIFSGKDVALSESVMKASSGDALIFVVAKAVHGKDGALLGAVAVCPRWTDFTEKSIDPIRLGQRGYGFTLDKSGRFVSHSMDKKLLLQDYSKETFIRDALAKGNGTFKYVWKGEDKFMSVATVPSTGWIVCMSAYDTELTAPAAEQRTVLYIVGVCAVILLNVILAILSKQLVFNPLQRLTDFTEAVAQGNFKATLSGKYRAEMLRFSEHLCVMVDELKKRLGFAQGVLNGIPTPCYIVGSDFKLMWLNDQVRSLLGKPEPKDSYLGMRSGKFSRGDDSHETLSDRAIKERKALNRELDFTTPAGKQLRVSVQTTPFYDLDGGMLGSITFWTDLTELYGQKTRIEAQNAAIAQTAVEVSHVAENIATASQQLSQQVAHSSQGAREQRGRVSDTANAVEEMNATILEVARSASATSENADKAKHKAQDGARLVEEVGAAVESIRAEAGQMTDSMRRLGEQAQGIGAIMGVISDIADQTNLLALNAAIEAARAGDAGRGFAVVADEVRKLAEKTAHATTEVRTAIGGIQSGTNTAAAQMDAAAERVAQATGLAQRSGEALAEIVSMVESAGDQVRSIATAAEQQSATSEEINRAVSSISVIASETDEAMAQSTQAVDALVGQARKLEQLIAALRSN; encoded by the coding sequence ATGCGCCAGGTCAGCATAAAAAGCATTTGCACCATATCCATAACGGTAGCCGTTATTGCCGTGGTCTCCGTGCTTGTTTTCTACGTGTCTACTTCTTCTTATCGCATGGTAGCTGGCGTGCAGACAGAAGCTCTGAATGAGACCAGCAAGATCGTAGCCCGCTCGGCAGAAATATATATCAACCAGTCAATAGATGTGGCCAAGATTCTGGCCCGGCAGAAACCGGTGCTCGATGCCTTTGCAGGGCAGCCGCAGGAAGCACAGGCTCTGCTGCGCGACTATATCAAAACCTTGCCGGGGTACTGGTCGCTTCTGCTTATTGACCTCAAGGGTCGTGTGGTGGCCGGGGTAAATGCCGATATGGCCGACCTGACCGGCGACAACCGGGGCGACAGGGACTATGCGCGGCAGATATTCAGCGGCAAGGATGTGGCGCTGAGCGAAAGCGTAATGAAGGCCTCCTCGGGCGATGCATTGATATTTGTGGTTGCCAAGGCTGTGCACGGCAAGGACGGCGCGCTTCTTGGCGCCGTGGCGGTATGCCCCCGCTGGACGGATTTTACGGAAAAAAGCATTGACCCCATCAGGCTTGGGCAGCGCGGCTATGGGTTCACCCTTGACAAGAGCGGCCGCTTTGTTTCCCACAGCATGGACAAGAAACTGCTGCTTCAGGATTATTCCAAGGAAACTTTCATCAGGGATGCCCTCGCCAAGGGTAACGGCACCTTCAAATATGTGTGGAAGGGCGAAGACAAGTTCATGTCGGTGGCAACGGTTCCGTCCACAGGCTGGATTGTCTGCATGAGCGCTTATGATACAGAACTGACAGCCCCGGCGGCAGAGCAGCGCACCGTGCTGTACATAGTTGGCGTGTGCGCTGTTATTCTGCTGAATGTGATACTCGCCATTCTGAGCAAGCAGCTTGTTTTCAACCCCCTGCAACGCCTTACCGATTTTACCGAAGCTGTGGCGCAGGGAAACTTCAAGGCGACGCTTTCCGGTAAATATCGTGCAGAAATGTTACGTTTTTCCGAGCACTTGTGCGTTATGGTGGACGAGCTGAAAAAACGCCTCGGCTTTGCACAGGGCGTGCTCAACGGCATACCCACCCCTTGCTATATTGTGGGCAGCGACTTCAAGCTGATGTGGCTCAATGATCAGGTGCGCAGTTTGCTGGGTAAACCGGAACCCAAGGATTCGTATCTGGGCATGCGCTCTGGAAAGTTCTCACGCGGCGACGACAGCCACGAAACGCTTTCTGACCGGGCCATTAAGGAACGCAAAGCCCTGAACCGCGAGCTCGATTTTACAACGCCGGCAGGAAAGCAGTTGCGCGTTTCTGTTCAGACAACGCCGTTTTATGATCTGGATGGCGGCATGCTGGGATCCATCACTTTCTGGACAGACCTGACAGAACTTTACGGGCAGAAAACGCGTATCGAAGCGCAGAATGCCGCCATCGCGCAGACCGCGGTAGAGGTTTCGCATGTGGCCGAAAACATAGCCACGGCCTCGCAGCAGCTCTCGCAGCAGGTCGCGCACTCCAGCCAGGGCGCGCGCGAGCAGCGGGGCAGGGTCAGCGATACCGCCAATGCCGTGGAAGAAATGAACGCCACCATTCTTGAAGTGGCCCGAAGCGCATCGGCCACCTCTGAAAATGCGGACAAGGCCAAGCACAAGGCTCAGGATGGAGCCCGGCTGGTGGAAGAAGTGGGCGCTGCGGTTGAGAGCATACGCGCAGAGGCCGGGCAGATGACCGACAGCATGCGCCGCCTGGGCGAACAGGCTCAGGGCATCGGTGCAATCATGGGCGTTATCTCAGATATTGCCGATCAGACCAATCTGCTGGCGCTCAACGCAGCCATTGAGGCGGCCCGTGCGGGTGACGCCGGGCGAGGCTTTGCCGTGGTGGCCGATGAGGTGCGCAAGCTGGCCGAAAAAACAGCTCATGCCACAACAGAAGTGCGCACGGCCATAGGCGGTATTCAAAGCGGAACAAATACCGCTGCCGCCCAGATGGATGCGGCGGCCGAGCGTGTGGCTCAGGCCACCGGGCTTGCCCAGCGGTCTGGCGAGGCGCTGGCAGAAATCGTGTCCATGGTCGAATCGGCCGGTGATCAGGTGCGTTCCATCGCTACTGCGGCCGAGCAGCAGTCTGCCACCTCGGAAGAAATCAACAGGGCGGTCAGCTCCATCAGCGTAATCGCTTCTGAAACAGACGAGGCCATGGCCCAGTCTACCCAGGCTGTGGACGCCCTAGTGGGGCAGGCCAGAAAGCTTGAGCAGCTCATAGCTGCCCTGCGTTCCAACTAG
- a CDS encoding VOC family protein: MLRYVHTNIIARDTARLTAFYKETLGCKSIGQTRDLRGPWLDRLTGLPHAHITGEHLLLPGYDATHPTLEIFSYDSLRNTLPPEVNLPGLAHIAFEVDDVQDTLAAILAAGGGQVGEVVTAAYPNNMEAMFVYARDPEGNIIELQSWRQVATTQS, translated from the coding sequence ATGCTTCGCTACGTGCACACCAACATTATCGCCCGTGATACGGCAAGACTTACAGCTTTTTACAAAGAGACCCTTGGCTGCAAAAGCATAGGCCAAACCCGCGACCTGCGCGGCCCCTGGCTCGACAGGCTCACCGGTCTGCCCCACGCGCATATCACCGGCGAACATCTGCTGCTGCCGGGGTACGATGCCACACACCCGACGCTGGAAATTTTTTCGTACGACAGCCTGCGCAACACCCTGCCGCCAGAGGTAAACCTCCCTGGACTTGCCCACATTGCCTTTGAGGTGGATGACGTACAGGACACGCTGGCGGCCATACTGGCGGCGGGCGGCGGGCAGGTTGGCGAAGTTGTTACCGCGGCCTACCCCAACAACATGGAGGCCATGTTTGTGTACGCGCGCGACCCTGAGGGCAATATTATAGAACTGCAAAGCTGGCGGCAGGTCGCAACCACACAATCATAG